One genomic segment of Pedobacter endophyticus includes these proteins:
- a CDS encoding sodium:solute symporter family transporter yields MNNIIERLTSLDYLIVVAYLIILMIIGYQASFSKKNKKAEDETLFLANKSLNWSSIGFNMWGTNVGPSMLLAFASIGYSTGIVAVNFDWYAFIFLFLLAIVFAPKYLAAKVSTMPEFMGNRYGDSTQNILAWYALVKILISWLSLGLFAGGFLVRQILGIPMWQSVTVLVAFAGLFTFFGGLKAIAKVNVFQMILLIAVSLSLMLLGLNKVGGISALYAKTPHHFWNLIQPASDPKYPWYAILLGYPVAAVAFFCTDQSMVQSVLGAKNLKQGQLGVSFIGWLKILSLPLFIGTGILCYVLFPDLKNPDEAYMTMVTSLFPPGMNGLVIVVLIAVLVGTIGSSLNSLSTVFTMDIYVKKINPQASNKEIIKVGRWSVVAGCIFAVIVVLAIDNIKGLNLFDVFQSVLGFIAPPLSVVFLLTVFWKRTTRKAVNFTLSIGSILSLGVGVTYLWVLPPSEYPFWPHYLMLSFLIFAGLLIIAILISVLDRTPSIYLINEEHQANIEKPDRTVWISWIALAIVMVGLYIFFNGH; encoded by the coding sequence ATGAATAACATTATAGAGCGTTTAACCAGCTTAGATTACCTTATCGTAGTCGCTTACCTCATCATCTTGATGATTATCGGCTATCAGGCCAGTTTTTCGAAGAAAAATAAAAAGGCCGAAGATGAAACCTTATTTTTGGCCAATAAATCCTTAAACTGGTCGAGCATTGGTTTTAACATGTGGGGCACAAACGTTGGGCCGTCCATGTTGCTGGCCTTTGCTAGTATTGGCTACAGCACGGGCATTGTTGCTGTAAACTTCGATTGGTATGCTTTCATCTTTTTGTTTTTACTGGCAATCGTTTTCGCACCGAAATACCTCGCTGCAAAAGTGAGTACCATGCCCGAATTTATGGGCAACCGATACGGCGATTCGACACAGAATATTCTAGCTTGGTACGCTTTGGTTAAAATTCTAATCTCTTGGTTATCGTTAGGTTTGTTCGCCGGAGGCTTCTTGGTTCGTCAAATTTTGGGCATCCCCATGTGGCAATCGGTTACGGTTTTGGTAGCCTTTGCGGGGCTTTTTACATTTTTTGGCGGCTTAAAGGCCATCGCCAAAGTCAACGTTTTCCAAATGATTTTACTCATTGCCGTTTCGCTCTCACTGATGTTGTTGGGCTTAAACAAAGTCGGCGGAATTTCTGCCCTGTATGCCAAAACACCGCATCATTTTTGGAACCTGATTCAGCCCGCCAGCGACCCGAAATATCCTTGGTACGCTATTTTATTGGGCTATCCCGTGGCAGCAGTGGCGTTTTTCTGTACCGACCAATCGATGGTTCAATCGGTTTTAGGCGCTAAAAATCTGAAGCAGGGGCAACTGGGCGTGAGTTTTATCGGCTGGTTAAAAATCCTGTCGCTGCCCTTATTTATCGGAACGGGAATACTTTGCTACGTGTTGTTTCCAGACCTAAAAAATCCCGATGAAGCCTACATGACCATGGTTACGAGCCTTTTTCCGCCGGGCATGAATGGATTGGTGATCGTGGTTTTGATAGCCGTTTTGGTGGGTACCATCGGCTCATCGTTAAACTCCTTAAGTACCGTTTTTACGATGGATATTTACGTTAAAAAAATCAATCCGCAGGCTAGCAATAAAGAGATTATTAAAGTTGGAAGATGGTCCGTTGTTGCAGGCTGTATTTTCGCTGTCATTGTGGTTTTGGCCATCGATAACATTAAAGGACTAAATCTGTTTGATGTTTTTCAATCCGTTTTAGGCTTCATTGCGCCGCCACTTTCCGTCGTGTTCTTGTTAACCGTTTTTTGGAAACGAACAACTAGAAAGGCGGTAAACTTCACGCTTTCAATCGGTTCTATTTTGAGCCTGGGCGTCGGCGTTACTTACCTGTGGGTTTTGCCGCCAAGCGAATATCCCTTTTGGCCGCATTACCTGATGCTTTCCTTTTTGATTTTTGCCGGGCTTTTGATTATTGCAATTTTGATTTCAGTATTGGATAGAACACCGAGTATTTATTTGATTAATGAAGAACACCAGGCCAACATCGAGAAGCCAGATCGAACTGTATGGATTTCGTGGATAGCACTTGCCATTGTAATGGTTGGATTATATATTTTCTTTAACGGACATTGA
- a CDS encoding Gfo/Idh/MocA family protein — protein sequence MLRLGILGLGEGRSTISASLASKKFRLIQICDANEKLCKERALEFDFENWTTRYEDMLTSDKIDMIAIYTPDHLHFEHIKLALEHGKHVVCTKPFIDDLAHANELLELSKKSRKKIFVGQSSRFFEPAMRQRKDFDTGLIGELITIESHYHADHRWFLEKGWSLKQSFKWLYGGLSHPVDFIRWYMPDIEEVMGYGMLSSNGLKAGLKNQDTMHFIFKGKDGRIARVSGAYTGPTQPASRDSGMSVILRGTEGASQADYHELRYAITDKTGEEKIVTWGDAALKHYFRFEGQSHHAGEYQNYLDYFADSINNNFTAYPDLKEGIGTVALLQAMDKSMETGVPVKIDDILKANAITRESIGM from the coding sequence ATGTTAAGATTAGGAATTTTAGGTTTAGGAGAGGGCAGGAGCACCATCTCCGCTTCACTGGCCAGCAAAAAGTTCAGGCTGATTCAAATTTGCGATGCCAACGAAAAGCTTTGTAAAGAACGTGCGCTGGAATTCGATTTTGAAAACTGGACAACCCGTTACGAGGATATGTTAACCAGTGATAAAATCGATATGATAGCGATTTACACGCCCGACCATTTGCATTTTGAACACATTAAACTGGCCTTAGAACATGGTAAACACGTAGTTTGCACAAAGCCGTTCATTGATGATCTCGCTCATGCAAATGAGTTGTTAGAACTGTCGAAGAAATCGAGGAAAAAAATCTTTGTAGGACAAAGCTCACGTTTTTTTGAGCCCGCTATGCGCCAACGAAAGGATTTTGATACAGGCTTAATTGGAGAATTGATCACCATCGAAAGTCATTACCATGCCGATCATCGTTGGTTTTTAGAGAAAGGCTGGTCACTAAAGCAATCGTTTAAATGGCTTTATGGCGGTTTAAGTCATCCGGTCGATTTTATCCGTTGGTACATGCCCGATATCGAAGAAGTAATGGGCTACGGCATGTTGAGCAGCAACGGTTTAAAGGCTGGGTTAAAGAACCAAGATACCATGCACTTCATTTTTAAGGGGAAAGATGGTCGAATTGCAAGGGTGAGTGGTGCTTATACTGGGCCAACGCAGCCTGCAAGTCGCGATAGTGGAATGAGCGTTATTTTACGCGGAACGGAAGGCGCAAGTCAGGCCGATTACCACGAGCTGCGCTACGCCATCACCGATAAGACTGGCGAGGAAAAAATTGTGACCTGGGGAGATGCGGCTTTAAAGCATTATTTCCGCTTCGAAGGACAGAGCCACCATGCTGGAGAGTATCAAAACTACCTAGACTATTTCGCGGACAGCATCAATAACAATTTTACGGCTTACCCCGATTTGAAAGAAGGAATTGGAACGGTTGCATTGCTGCAAGCCATGGATAAATCGATGGAAACTGGCGTGCCGGTAAAAATTGATGACATATTGAAAGCGAATGCTATTACAAGGGAATCGATTGGGATGTAG
- a CDS encoding right-handed parallel beta-helix repeat-containing protein translates to MKKISLTFLLMITLLYFRASAIDIYVSMNGADTDLGTKEKPLATLHSAIRKARELRRLNDPAIKNGINIFIEKGFYQLYEPVVLRPEDSGTKESPTEIIGNGHVVLSGGVHVKGWKKLNGIVAGLPKTSAGKVWVTDVPNFGGTDLQFRQLWVNGTKAIRAKSYNGDAMGRILSWDKKNQTCKIPLQKNINIANIKGMEMLIHQWWAIANLRVKSVKISGNSAELSFLQPESRIQSEHPWPAPWISEKTGNSAFYLSNAIQFLDEPGEWFEDLKNHKLYYWPKAGENMLDAEVIAPALETLVKIEGTIDRPVSFVHFKGISFKHSTWLRPSQQGHVPHQAGMYMLDAYALEKAGTPDKPTLENQAWVGRPASAVEVTYAHNTSFESCRFEHLASTGLDYKKGTSNSQIKGNLFKDIGGSAILIGTFSDEATEVHLPYNPSDEREISTNDKIENNLITNVTNEDWGAVGIGAGYVRGIEISHNEISGVSYSGISMGWGWTKTQNAMKNNTIRGNKIHHYGKHMYDVAGIYTLSAQPNSFITENVVDSIYKAPYAHLPEHWFYLYTDEGSSDFTIKNNWTPTEKYLQNANGPGNLWKSNGPKVSQYIKQNAGLAQPFHYLLKEKAAHSNRTINQAEDKSVVFELIFKDKLPGDKALKSFAEENNLLSSSIYKWDNRLVFYTSSLKVESLQQTLKRLGATEIKLYDNMFYDFNREKNCGDQAVAEWDNIILSANLVKDEKMQKEYLGYHKTQFEKWPEISKGFCNAEFQRLAIFKKDRQLMLIISIPKGKSLDDLNPKTTENNPKVDEWNAIMKNYQEGIEGTKPDEVWVFFKPIE, encoded by the coding sequence ATGAAAAAAATTAGTTTAACCTTTTTATTGATGATCACTTTACTGTACTTCAGGGCAAGTGCAATAGATATTTACGTGTCGATGAATGGTGCTGACACTGATTTAGGTACCAAAGAAAAGCCCTTGGCAACGTTGCACTCGGCTATCAGAAAAGCGAGAGAATTAAGGCGATTGAACGATCCAGCTATTAAAAACGGAATAAATATATTCATCGAAAAAGGCTTTTATCAGTTGTACGAACCAGTTGTTCTGCGTCCCGAAGATTCTGGGACAAAAGAAAGTCCGACGGAAATTATAGGCAATGGTCACGTGGTTTTAAGCGGTGGGGTGCATGTAAAAGGCTGGAAAAAATTGAATGGAATAGTTGCCGGATTGCCGAAAACATCTGCCGGAAAGGTTTGGGTAACCGACGTTCCGAATTTCGGTGGCACTGACTTACAATTTCGCCAACTTTGGGTGAACGGAACCAAGGCCATTCGAGCCAAAAGTTACAATGGCGATGCAATGGGTCGCATTCTTTCGTGGGATAAAAAAAACCAAACTTGTAAAATTCCGTTGCAGAAGAACATCAATATTGCCAACATCAAAGGTATGGAAATGCTGATTCACCAGTGGTGGGCCATTGCTAACCTCCGTGTTAAATCGGTTAAAATCAGTGGTAATTCAGCTGAGCTTTCTTTTTTGCAGCCCGAAAGCAGAATCCAATCTGAACACCCCTGGCCGGCGCCATGGATTTCGGAAAAAACAGGAAATTCTGCATTTTATTTATCAAACGCAATCCAATTTTTAGATGAACCCGGCGAGTGGTTTGAGGATTTAAAAAATCACAAGCTCTATTATTGGCCAAAAGCAGGCGAAAATATGCTGGATGCTGAGGTTATTGCTCCTGCTTTGGAAACACTTGTAAAAATTGAGGGAACAATTGATCGCCCGGTTTCCTTTGTCCATTTTAAAGGTATTTCGTTTAAACATTCAACATGGTTGAGGCCATCGCAACAAGGCCATGTGCCGCATCAGGCGGGCATGTATATGCTCGACGCTTATGCCCTCGAAAAAGCGGGAACGCCAGATAAGCCAACTCTAGAAAATCAGGCTTGGGTGGGTCGACCAGCCTCGGCGGTTGAGGTAACCTACGCACACAATACTTCGTTTGAATCTTGCCGTTTCGAACATTTGGCCTCAACGGGCTTAGATTACAAAAAAGGAACTTCAAACAGCCAAATTAAAGGGAATTTGTTTAAGGATATTGGCGGTTCGGCCATCTTGATCGGCACTTTTTCTGACGAGGCAACCGAAGTGCATTTGCCTTACAATCCATCGGATGAGCGAGAAATATCAACCAACGATAAAATTGAAAACAATCTGATTACCAACGTTACGAACGAAGACTGGGGCGCTGTTGGTATTGGAGCAGGCTACGTTCGTGGTATTGAAATTTCGCACAATGAAATTAGCGGTGTTTCCTATTCGGGCATCAGCATGGGTTGGGGCTGGACGAAAACGCAGAACGCGATGAAGAATAATACCATCCGTGGCAACAAAATTCATCATTACGGAAAGCACATGTACGATGTGGCCGGGATTTACACTTTATCGGCCCAGCCGAATTCATTTATAACGGAAAATGTAGTTGATAGCATTTATAAGGCGCCTTATGCCCATCTTCCTGAGCATTGGTTTTACCTCTATACAGATGAGGGTTCGTCGGATTTTACAATAAAAAACAATTGGACACCGACCGAAAAGTATTTACAAAATGCAAATGGGCCGGGTAACTTATGGAAAAGCAATGGCCCGAAAGTGAGTCAATACATCAAACAAAACGCAGGATTAGCGCAACCATTTCATTATCTGCTTAAAGAAAAAGCTGCGCATTCAAATCGTACAATCAATCAAGCTGAAGATAAATCAGTCGTTTTCGAGCTGATTTTCAAGGATAAATTACCGGGCGATAAGGCGTTGAAAAGCTTTGCGGAAGAAAATAATCTTTTGTCAAGTTCGATATATAAATGGGACAATCGCTTGGTCTTCTATACTTCAAGCCTAAAGGTCGAAAGTTTGCAACAGACCTTAAAACGTTTGGGTGCAACGGAAATTAAGCTATACGATAACATGTTCTACGATTTTAACAGGGAAAAGAATTGTGGCGACCAAGCTGTGGCAGAATGGGATAATATCATCCTTTCGGCCAATTTGGTTAAGGACGAAAAGATGCAAAAGGAATATTTGGGTTACCATAAAACGCAGTTTGAAAAGTGGCCAGAAATTTCAAAGGGATTTTGCAATGCAGAATTTCAGCGATTGGCAATATTTAAAAAGGACAGGCAATTGATGCTGATTATCAGCATCCCGAAAGGGAAAAGCCTGGATGATTTAAACCCAAAAACAACGGAGAACAATCCGAAAGTGGATGAATGGAATGCGATTATGAAAAACTATCAGGAAGGAATTGAAGGCACAAAACCGGATGAGGTTTGGGTGTTTTTTAAACCGATAGAATGA
- a CDS encoding sugar phosphate isomerase/epimerase family protein gives MQHQNRRSFIGNMALITGALMLPSQLLSAAGKKSRYKIAVIDLMILKRQKISALPLAKEIGADGLEIDMGGLGNRETFDNRLSDPTVRQEYIAKAKELNIEFCSLAMTGFYAQSFAKRPTYKKMIQDCLDTAKAMNIKVVFLPLGIQGDLVKNPELRAPIVERLKVAGKMASKAGIVIGIESALDANGELQLLKDVGCKHVKSYFNLSNAIKNGRDLHQELRILGRKNIVQIHATNEDGVWLENDPKIDLNKVKETLDDMGWSGWLVVERSRDAKQPTNVKYNFSANTRYLKSVFCKDRS, from the coding sequence ATGCAACATCAAAATAGAAGAAGTTTTATCGGTAACATGGCGCTAATCACTGGTGCGTTGATGCTTCCCAGTCAATTGCTTTCGGCAGCAGGGAAGAAAAGCAGGTACAAAATTGCTGTAATTGATTTGATGATTTTGAAGCGTCAAAAGATTAGCGCTTTACCGCTTGCCAAAGAAATTGGTGCCGATGGTTTGGAAATTGACATGGGCGGTTTGGGCAATAGAGAAACTTTTGATAACAGACTGTCAGATCCGACAGTTAGACAAGAGTATATAGCTAAAGCAAAGGAACTGAACATCGAGTTTTGTTCGTTGGCTATGACAGGTTTTTACGCACAATCGTTCGCTAAACGACCGACCTACAAAAAAATGATTCAAGATTGCCTCGACACGGCCAAAGCGATGAACATTAAAGTGGTTTTTCTTCCGCTGGGCATTCAAGGCGATTTAGTTAAAAACCCTGAGCTACGTGCACCGATTGTTGAACGCTTAAAAGTGGCTGGTAAAATGGCCTCAAAAGCTGGAATTGTAATCGGAATTGAGAGTGCTTTAGATGCAAACGGGGAGTTACAATTACTAAAAGATGTGGGGTGTAAACACGTTAAAAGCTATTTCAATCTCTCTAATGCCATAAAAAATGGAAGAGATTTACATCAGGAGTTAAGGATTTTAGGTAGAAAGAACATTGTTCAGATCCATGCTACTAATGAAGATGGAGTATGGCTTGAAAACGACCCAAAAATCGATTTAAACAAAGTAAAAGAAACGCTCGATGATATGGGTTGGAGCGGCTGGCTCGTAGTGGAAAGAAGTCGCGATGCAAAACAGCCTACAAATGTGAAATACAATTTTAGTGCGAATACAAGGTATTTAAAGTCGGTTTTTTGCAAAGACAGGAGTTAA
- a CDS encoding acetylxylan esterase: protein MKKFLLVVLVGFTSFTNLSAQTQNSDALYKKPLVDVLKEIQTKFKVQIKYSEPQVKDKWVNYAEWRFRANVDETLANVLAPLDMKVNKEKPGVYKLKEYEYYRWEVQDGWAYLDSLATKYHDKASWEKRKAEIKPELYKALLLSPLPAKPNSKPIITAKRVFDGYSVENIALEILPGVWINGSLYKPLKIKGKIPVVLSPDGHWEKQRYRPDCQIRCATVARMGAMAFSYDLFAWGESMLQFKYEDHRRSLAQTVQTLGGIRILDYFSSLKETDTARIGISGGSGAGSHSILMTAMDDRIKLSAPVVAMSSYFYGGCPCESGMPIHQCGGGTDNVELAAMAAPRPQLLVSDGSDWTAHTPEHDFPYLQKMYGYYGVKDKVENVHLPEEKHDFGINKRIALYDFLIKNFKLNGAAVKDKIGKYDESKVTIEKEKALYVFGDNGERLPKNAVIGFENLEKLFPLSTIK from the coding sequence ATGAAAAAATTTCTTCTGGTCGTATTAGTGGGCTTTACTTCATTCACAAACCTCTCCGCACAAACGCAAAATAGCGATGCGCTTTACAAAAAGCCGCTTGTAGATGTGTTAAAGGAAATCCAAACCAAGTTCAAGGTGCAAATCAAGTATTCCGAGCCGCAGGTAAAAGACAAATGGGTGAACTATGCGGAGTGGCGTTTTCGGGCAAATGTTGATGAAACGCTTGCCAACGTGCTTGCGCCGCTGGATATGAAAGTGAACAAGGAAAAACCCGGCGTATACAAACTAAAAGAATATGAATATTACCGTTGGGAGGTTCAGGATGGCTGGGCTTATCTCGACAGTTTAGCGACGAAATACCACGATAAAGCCAGTTGGGAAAAACGCAAGGCAGAAATTAAGCCCGAATTATATAAAGCGCTATTATTATCGCCATTGCCTGCAAAACCAAATTCGAAGCCGATTATCACAGCGAAAAGAGTTTTTGATGGTTATTCGGTAGAAAATATTGCTTTGGAAATCCTCCCCGGTGTTTGGATAAATGGCTCGTTGTACAAACCCTTAAAAATCAAAGGCAAAATTCCAGTGGTTTTAAGTCCCGATGGGCACTGGGAAAAGCAGCGTTACAGACCCGATTGCCAAATCCGTTGCGCAACGGTCGCCCGAATGGGAGCGATGGCTTTCAGTTACGATTTGTTTGCCTGGGGAGAATCGATGCTTCAATTTAAATATGAAGATCACCGGCGAAGCTTAGCCCAAACTGTTCAAACTTTGGGCGGAATCCGAATTTTAGATTATTTTTCTTCGTTAAAAGAAACCGATACAGCCCGAATTGGCATCAGCGGTGGTTCGGGTGCCGGAAGTCATTCGATTTTAATGACCGCAATGGATGATCGGATTAAACTCAGCGCCCCCGTGGTTGCAATGTCCTCATACTTTTATGGCGGTTGCCCTTGCGAAAGTGGTATGCCGATCCATCAATGTGGCGGTGGAACGGATAACGTAGAATTGGCGGCAATGGCTGCACCGCGGCCACAGCTATTGGTTTCAGATGGAAGCGATTGGACGGCTCACACGCCTGAACACGATTTTCCTTATCTACAAAAAATGTATGGTTACTATGGGGTGAAAGATAAAGTCGAAAACGTTCATCTTCCCGAAGAAAAACATGATTTCGGAATCAACAAGCGCATTGCCCTTTACGATTTTTTAATCAAGAACTTCAAACTGAACGGTGCTGCAGTTAAAGACAAAATAGGAAAATACGATGAAAGCAAGGTAACTATTGAAAAGGAAAAAGCGCTATATGTTTTTGGCGATAACGGCGAAAGATTACCTAAAAATGCAGTAATTGGATTTGAAAATTTAGAGAAGTTGTTTCCTTTAAGCACAATAAAATAA
- a CDS encoding sialidase family protein: MLKTILSVSIVLFTLTAKAQVEKWQTGVVKQEFLYDEAPFPSCHSATIAETPTGLVASFFGGTKERNPDVEIYISRYVGDKWLAPVSVADGIQPGGKRLPTWNPVLYQVPGGDLLLFYKIGPKPSEWWGMMKTSKDGGKTWSDATKLPDGNIGPVKNKPVLLSNGNLFAPSSREGDGWKVHFEVTKDNGKTWRTIGPIAGNGLDAIQPSILHHKNGKLQILARSRNRAIVESWSADNGETWSPLSKTSLPNNNSGTDAVTMQDGRQVLVYNHVLPPGDLAKGARTPLNVSISKDGKNWCAALILEDSPISQYSYPAVIQTSDGLLHFIYTWRRQKIKHVVVDPSKLKLKKIKNGVWPKLKGYTAPVLTETKNEEP, encoded by the coding sequence ATGTTAAAGACAATTTTATCAGTATCAATCGTTTTATTTACGTTAACCGCCAAAGCCCAAGTAGAAAAATGGCAAACAGGCGTCGTAAAACAAGAATTTCTGTACGATGAAGCACCGTTTCCGTCGTGTCATTCGGCAACCATTGCCGAAACGCCAACTGGTTTGGTAGCTTCATTTTTTGGAGGAACAAAAGAGCGAAATCCCGATGTGGAAATCTATATCAGTCGCTATGTTGGTGACAAATGGCTAGCGCCGGTTTCGGTTGCAGACGGTATTCAGCCCGGTGGAAAAAGATTACCCACGTGGAATCCGGTTCTCTATCAGGTTCCGGGTGGTGATTTGCTGCTGTTCTACAAAATTGGGCCTAAACCCTCTGAATGGTGGGGAATGATGAAAACATCAAAAGATGGAGGTAAAACGTGGTCTGATGCCACGAAATTACCTGATGGAAATATCGGCCCAGTGAAAAATAAACCTGTTTTATTAAGCAATGGGAATCTTTTTGCTCCATCGAGCAGAGAGGGCGATGGTTGGAAGGTTCATTTCGAGGTAACCAAAGATAACGGCAAAACGTGGCGCACAATTGGCCCAATTGCAGGCAATGGCTTAGATGCTATTCAACCGAGTATTTTGCATCACAAAAATGGCAAACTGCAAATATTGGCACGCTCAAGAAACAGGGCAATCGTAGAGTCGTGGTCTGCCGATAATGGAGAGACTTGGTCGCCTCTTAGCAAAACTTCCTTGCCAAATAACAACTCCGGAACAGATGCAGTAACCATGCAAGATGGTCGTCAGGTTTTGGTTTACAACCACGTTCTGCCTCCCGGCGACTTAGCCAAGGGAGCTCGCACGCCATTAAACGTATCTATTTCTAAAGATGGAAAGAACTGGTGTGCCGCCTTAATTTTAGAAGATTCGCCGATTAGCCAGTATTCTTATCCAGCGGTGATTCAAACCTCCGATGGCTTATTGCACTTTATTTACACTTGGAGAAGACAAAAGATTAAACACGTGGTTGTTGATCCGTCGAAGTTGAAGTTGAAGAAAATCAAAAATGGTGTTTGGCCAAAATTAAAAGGTTACACAGCGCCAGTGCTTACGGAAACTAAAAATGAAGAGCCATGA
- a CDS encoding DUF3826 domain-containing protein, whose product MKNFLKTLMLLTLLLTTVNAFSQTKGVVVPEEILAKAKEWVSALNLTNAANKSAVENVIAVHLTAVRDWHNEHPSSTVPDGINPVTGNKLSDLDKQIIADSAMPSTVHQSLMNGLNQNLSPEQVETILDKYTIGKVDFTMKGYKAIVTDLTADEEAKILAFLKQAREQAVDYKNMKQISAIFEIYKTKSEQMLNNNGRSWRALYSAYTKKIKEEKAKKQ is encoded by the coding sequence ATGAAAAACTTTTTAAAAACATTAATGCTACTCACCTTACTGCTAACCACGGTAAATGCGTTCAGTCAAACCAAAGGTGTTGTCGTGCCTGAGGAAATATTGGCTAAGGCAAAAGAATGGGTTTCGGCGTTAAATTTAACCAATGCAGCTAACAAATCGGCCGTAGAAAACGTTATCGCCGTTCATTTAACTGCCGTTAGAGATTGGCATAACGAGCACCCATCCTCAACGGTTCCCGACGGAATAAATCCGGTTACCGGAAACAAGTTGAGCGATTTGGATAAACAGATCATCGCCGATTCTGCGATGCCCTCAACGGTTCATCAAAGTTTAATGAATGGATTAAATCAAAATTTATCGCCCGAGCAGGTAGAAACCATCTTAGATAAATACACCATCGGCAAAGTAGATTTTACGATGAAAGGGTACAAAGCGATCGTTACTGATTTAACAGCTGATGAGGAAGCTAAAATTTTGGCGTTTTTGAAACAGGCCAGAGAACAGGCGGTAGATTACAAAAACATGAAACAGATCTCAGCAATTTTTGAGATTTATAAAACAAAATCAGAGCAAATGTTGAACAACAATGGTCGCAGTTGGAGAGCGCTTTATAGTGCTTATACGAAGAAAATTAAGGAAGAAAAAGCGAAGAAACAGTAG